The genome window CGCAGTCCATATTTCACGCCATCATATCGCGACAGGTTAGATGCAGCCTCGGCAGTGGCGATGATATAATAAGTTGCAATGGCATATTCAGTATGCGGGAGACTTACCTCGACCATCTTGCAACCCATGGCCTCAAGGGCCCCTATGGCCTTTCTGACGACCGCCTCGACATCAGGATCAAGGCCGCCAACTAGATATTCCCTCGGCAAACCTATGGTATAACCGCTGATCCCCTTACCAAGTCCGGCTGTATAATCAGGGACATCCCTTGAGGAAGAGGTGGAGTCCATCGGATCATTTCCTGCAATGGCGCCAAGGAGTATAGCTGCATCGGTTACATCTTTTGTTATAGGACCAATCTGGTCAAGGGAAGAGGCAAAGGCAACAAGCCCGTATCTAGAAACCCTGCCGTAGGTTGGTTTAAGGCCAACTACGCCGCAATGTGAAGATGGCTGACGGATTGAACCACCAGTATCGGAGCCTAAGGCGCCTGCACAGAGCCTTGCGGCCACAGCCGCCGCTGAACCGCCGCTTGATCCCCCAGGTACTCTGGTAAGATCCCATGGGTTATAAGTAGGATGAAAGGCCGAGTTCTCGGTCGAAGATCCCATGGCGAACTCGTCCATGTTGAGTTTGCCCAACATCACAGCCCCCGCCCTGTTTAACCTCTCGATCGCTGTCGCATCATAAGGTGGGATGAAGCCTTCAAGCATACGCGAGGCACAGGTCGTCTTAATACCCTTTGTACAGATGAGATCTTTTATGCCGAGCGGGACGCCGGTAAGGGGTGTGATATCCTCGCCCTTATCAAGACGTCTCTGCGCATCCTTCGCCTGATTCAATGCGAGCTCATGGGTGACGGTTATATAGGCCCTTATCTTGGGATCAACCTGATCAATCCTGTCTAGATATGCCTTTGTCACCTCGACAGGGCTTATCTCGCCCTTGGCGTACAACTCACCTAATTCTTTAATAGTTAAGTCTATAAGATCCGGCATGCCTCTCATTCTCCATTCTTAAAGATGGTCCTGATCAAATGATTTTCGGGACAGCAAAGGCGCCGTCTTCCTTCTGAGGGGCATTTTTCAGTGCATCTTCGACAGAGAGCGAGGGCATCTCCACATCATCTCTGAAGCGATTAACACAATCAAGGGAATGGGCCAAAGGGGATACGCCGCCTGTATCCAATTCGCCAAGCTTCGCTACATATTCAAGTATCTCGTTCAGCTGTACAGTAAATCCCTCAATCTCATCTTGATCAAAACTTAAACATGCCAAATTAGCAATATGCTCGACCTCAAGGCGCGTGATCTTCACTGTTTACCCCTCCTGAGACAGACTGTCCAGCCTTTGCCCATACGATCCAAAAGACACCAGTCTCAATCAGACCTTCCAGGGTCTTAGACCTCATTAAAGCCTATAAAGTTTCAAAATTCAATAATCCACAGACTATTACATGTAGCCCTTACTGGTTTTATATGTTATTTCCTTAATGATTGAAAACTGCGCACCTACCAAACAATTAAAAAATAAAGTCATGGAAACCGATATACTTGAACAGTTAAAACCGTATTTTGAGCGCCTTGACAGCCGGATGTCTAGCTGCTTTGCCTCACACATGCCATTTATAAATGAAATAACAGGGCACATACTCTTTGCCGGCGGCAAGAAGGTCAGGCCGCTGCTGACAGTGCTTTCAGCCATACTATGCGGAAGGGAGGAGATAGATGAAGCCTATGATCTTGCACTGGTCCCTGAATATCTACATGCGGCAAGCCTCTTGCATGATGATGTAGTCGATGACGGGAAATTAAGGCGAGGCAAACCGCCTGCATATACTATCTGGGGAAACAAGGCTACGGTCCTTGCAGGGGATTTTCTATATGCAAGGGCCATAGAGCTGGCCACACGCTTCGAAGACATCCGCATAGCAAGGGTCACCGCCGAGACCGTGGCCCTTATGTCCGAAGGCGAGGTCATGCAACTCCTGCATTCAAAGAACCCGGACTTTTTTGATGAACAGACCTATATGGATATTATATACAGAAAGACGGCTGCACTGATCTCGATGTCATGCAAGATCGGTGCGCTCTTTGCCGGGGCGGATGACACCAGGGTCAATGCCCTTTCCAACTACGGCCTTTGTCTGGGCAAGGCATTTCAAATGATAGACGACCTCTTGGACTATACCGCTGACACAAAAGAATTCGGAAAGGCCGTCGGCGCAGATCTTGCCGAAGGAAAGCTCACGCTGCCCCTGGTTTACGGGCTCAGCATAGCCTCTCCCAAAGAAAAGAGTGAGATATTTTTGATATTGAAAAAGGATAAACATTCTCCTGAGGAGCTTGCATGGATAAAAGACCTTCTCGAGACCAAGGGTGCCTTCAAATACACGAAAGACAAAGCCGAAGAACTCATAAGGATAGGTTGCAACGGCCTCGATATATTCGGATCATCGGAAACAGCCGGGATATTGAAAAGGCTTGCAAGGTTTGTGGTTGAGCGTAGGAAATAAATCTGTTTAATTTATGCGTTGCAATATGAAGAGCTAATAAGGATGCAAAATGGGCTTAAATAGATCTAAGATAATAAAAGGACTAGCCGTCCTGGCCGGAACGGGGGCGGCCGCTGGTGCAGCGTATGAGATTTTTTGCCCAAAGGCCGAATTTTTTGGCAGGGTGATAACCCACGGGCCGAGGACGACCAATGCGGTTGGGATCGTGTTCGATCAGGGCCCAAATCAGGCCACAGCCGCTGTCTGCAAAAGACTGCATGAATTATCCATCCCGGCTGCATTTTTCATTGAAGGCAAAAAGGCCAGGAGCCTTCCGTGGGCAATGGACCATATTCAGGCGTTTGAAATAGGCATACACGGCGAGGACTACAGACCTCTCATATTCAAAAAGGAACAGGATATAAGGCGCTCACTCAGATCAACCCAATTCCTTGTAAGAGAATTCCAAGACAAAGGTGCGAGATACTTCATGCCGCCCTATGGCTTTAAAGACCTGCGCCTGATGCGTGTAGCGCACGAACTTGGACTTATTGTAGTAAACCCTTCGCTCACCCTTAAAATCATGCCCCTCCGCCCATATGCGGCAGGCATGCAAGCCAGGCAAGATCCGGCAAAGTCGATCTCGGGCGCGATATCCAGGCTACTACTCAAGGTGAGATCGGGCGACATAATCCTCATACCTTCCTACCTGACCGCCGGACAGGGGGGCGGGCGGCACGACATGGCCGGACTGATGCCGGAACTACTCACCGAGCTGGTCATCGGCCTGAAGACGATAGGGCTCCGGCCATGGGGTTTAAAGGCCCTTATCGGATGAGATCGCCATCATAAATAAATGTATGTGTGCCGGCGGGAACTGCCCGCATATTGCACTGTTCGGCCAAATGATAAATAAAAAATATGCAATGGCTATGAATAACGACAAAAAAACCGTAAAGAAACCATGGGGCGGGAGATTCGCCGAGGATACAGACAAGCTGGTTGAGCGTTTTACAGCCTCGATCCATTTTGACAAAAGGCTCTACAGACAAGACATAGCTGGCAGCAAGGCACATGCCACTATGTTGGTGAAACAGGGTATCATAAGCCCCGAAGAGGGCATGGCGATCGTCCGCGGCCTAGACGAGATACAGCATGATATCGAGGCCGGGAAGTTCGTCTGGCAGGAGGCGCTGGAAGACGTCCACATGAACATCGAACAAGCCCTCGTGGAACGGATCGGGGATGCGGGCAAAAAACTCCATACGGCCAGGAGCCGCAACGACCAGGTGGTAACTGATACAAGGCTTTATCTGAGGGATGAGACAGACAGAATAAGCGATCTTATTCATGGACTGCAACTTGCCCTGCTGTCACAGGCAAAGCGCCACCCTGAACTCATAATACCTGGATATACACACCTTCAGAGGGCGCAACCTGTACTCTGGCCGCATCACATGCTTGCATATTATGAGATGTTCAAGAGGGACAAGGAGAGACTCGCTGACTGCAGACGGCGTATCAATATCTGTCCACTTGGAAGCGCCGCGCTCGCAGGCACCGGCCTTCCCATAGACAGGGAATTTACCGCAAATGAACTAGGCTTTGATGACATCTCTGCAAATAGTATGGATGCCGTAGCTGACAGGGATTTCGCGGTGGAATTCCTGGCCGCACTCTCCATTATCATGGCCCACTTGAGCAGGCTTTCCGAGGAGCTTATCCTGTGGTCAACGGTTGAATTCGGCTTTATAGAACTCCCTGATGCATTTTGCACAGGATCGAGCATAATGCCGCAGAAAAAAAATCCTGACGTACCGGAACTCATCAGGGGAAAGACCGGCAGGGTATACGGCTGCCTGATGGCCATGCTGACACTTATAAAGGCGTTGCCCATGACCTACAACCGTGACCTCCAAGAAGACAAGGAGGCATTGTTCGATGCAATCGACACAGTAAGTGCATCTTTAGAAATGATGACAGCCATCATCTCCAGACTTGAGCCTAAGAAAGAACACATAGGAAAGGTTCTTGAAAAGGGATTTCTGACTGCTACCGATCTTGCTGACTATCTTGTAAAAAAAGAACTTCCATTCAGAAGCGCCCATGAAGTCGCCGGCAGGATAGTTGCAAGGTGTATAGAGACAGGCAGGGATATCAAAGACCTCAGTCTCGACGAATTCAAGGCGTTCTCGCCGCTCATCGAAGAAGATGTGTATGATGTCCTGACGGTCGAAGGTTCTCTAAGGTCCAGGTGCTCTATTGGCGGCACGGCGCCCGAGACAGTGGCCGAGGCCGTGAGGCGGGCCGAGATAGAACTGAATGGATTTAATAAGCAATGAAACGATCTTGTAAAAACTACCTTGCTTTCCTCGCCGCCCTATGCGGCTTGATTATGCTCTCGGGCTGCGGAAGAAAGGGGGCGCCTGTCCCCCCAGGCACTATCCGTCCGGTCGCGATAAAAGACCTCTCATACACGATAACACCTGAAGGCGCCGAACTGTCCTGGACCGTCCCGATCAGAAACCTGGACGGAAGCCCTATAGAACGCATCAAGGGTTTTGAGATCTATAAGGCAGAGGCGTCTGTGAATGAGACCTGCGACGGATGTCCCCCAAGATTTGGACCACCCATAGAGATACCGTTTGAGGCCCATCCAGAAGAGGCGAGAAAGATGTATTACGACGACCGCACGCTGCACCAGGGAATGAGGTATATTTATGAAGTGCGCACAGTCAAGGGCTGGCTCAACATAAGTGACCCGTCAAACAGGATATCCTTTGCATGGCATGTCCCTGCATCGCCGCCTTCACAGATTTCGGCACAACCTTCGGCTGATGGCATATATCTATCATGGGTTCCACCTGGAACATGGGCGGATGGAAGCCCAATAGATAAAAAGATCTCGTATAAGATATACAAGGCAGAGGCAGTTGAAGGGCAATGGAAGGCGATCGGCCCTCCGGTTGACTCAACAGGCTTTTTTGATACATCCGTGAAAAAAGGTGTAACATATAAATATTCCATATCCTCCGTCCTCATCTATCACGGCACGGAGATCGAAGGCCGGCGCAGCCGTGAAATAACCGCCCAGCCAATTGACCTGACACCACCTAAGCCCCCTGAAGGCCTGGTGGCGGTCTACAGGAAGGCCTTGGCAGGAAGCGGCGGTGAAGGAGGCGTCGAATTGTTGTGGCAGGAAAACTCCGAGCCTGACCTTGCGGGCTATATAGTTTACCGCCGCAACAAAAACGGCCTTATCGACAAATTGAACCATTCACCGATCCCAATCCCCAAGTTCATCGACTTTACGCGGCTGTCACCTGGTATCTACGAATACTGGGTTACGGCCGTTGATCGGGCGCACCCCCCCAACGAAAGTCGCCCGTCGAAACCGGCAAGTGTCGAGATATATTGATTCCGACTGAAAGGTAGCTATATGGATCACTTTGTTTTCAAAAACGGCGAACTTTATTGTGAAGATATACCGGTAAAGAAAATAGCCGAAGAGGCAGGCACTCCGCTTTACATATATAGCACGGCCACACTGGAGAGACACTTCAAGGCCTTTGAAAAGGCCCTTGTCCACCGCAACCACATCATCTGTTTCGCCGTCAAGGCAAACAGCAACATAGCTGTGTTAAACATCCTTGGCCGTCTCGGCGCTGGTGCCGACATAGTCTCAGGTGGGGAGCTCTTCAGGGCGTTGAAGGCCGGAATACCCGCCGACAGGATAACCTACTCAGGCGTAGGCAAGACCAGACGGGAGATCGAATACGCCCTCAAGGCCGGCATCTTGATGTTTAATGTGGAGTCATTAGACGAACTCTACACAATCGGCGAGACGGCGGCAAGGATGGGAAAGCGGGCTGGCATATCATTCCGTGTAAATCCGGATATCGATCCAAAGACGCACCCTTACATCTCGACGGGCCTCAAGAAAAACAAGTTCGGACTGCCGGTTCAAGAAGCCGTTGAGGCATATCGGCTTGCCTCTGGGATGGACTGGCTCGAAACGATCGGCGTAAGCTGCCATATCGGCTCACAGATCACAGAGACTGGTCCCTTTAAAGCTGCGGCCGAAAAGATAGGTAGCCTCGTAAAAGGGCTCGAGACAGAAGGCATAAGGCTAAAATTCATTGACTTGGGAGGCGGGCTCGGCGTCAGATACAAAGATGAAACACCGCCTGAACCTGAGGAATATCTCGCCGCAGTAATCCAAGAGATATCATCGCTCCCGCAGACCTTGATACTCGAACCAGGCAGGGCCATATGTGCAAATGCAGGGATCATGGTCACCAAGCTCCTCTACACAAAGGACTCTGGGGAAAGACGTTTTTATATAGTGGACGCAGGCATGAACGACTTCGCAAGGCCGAGCCTCTATCAGGCATATCATGAGATCGTGCCGGTGACCGGGCCGACCGCCGGAACGGCCGCCTTGCTCAAACCGACTGACGTCGTTGGACCTATATGCGAGACAGGCGACTTCCTGGCCAGGGGATGCCCGATGCCGTCCATGAAAAACGGCGACCTCATTGCAGTAAGGGGCGCCGGAGCCTACGGCTTCAGCATGTCCTCCAACTACAACTCGAGGCCAAGGGCAGCTGAGGTATTGGTGGCCGGAGACAGATTCAAGGTCATAAGGACAAGGGAGACCTATGAAGACCTCATAAGGGGCGAGGAGATCTGGGAGGCCTGGAGGTAACGCAATGGAACCGTTGAAATTCAAAAAGATGCACGGAAGCGGCAATGACTTCATCCTGATAGACAACAGAACCAGTCTCATTCAAGCAGATACGGCCCATGATCTGGCTAGGCGTCTATGCCGTCGTAGATTCTCAATCGGGGCGGATGGCCTTATCCTTATCGAGGGGTCAGAAACGGCTGATTTTAGATGGCGCTTCTTCAACGCTGATGGAAGCGAGGCTGAGATGTGCGGAAACGGCGGCAGATGCGCTGCAAGGTTTGCAGTTCTTACAGGGATCGCCGGACCGAAATTAAAATTTGAGACAGGGGCCGGGCTGATCCATGCCGAGGTGAAAGGTGCGAAGGTAAAGCTTGAACTTCCAGCCCCAGCCGACATGGAACTGAACATATCCATTGATGTGAAAGACGACCGAGTCACAACACACTTCATAAATACAGGCGTGCCGCATGCAGTGGTTTTGGTGGACGACCTCAAAAGATGCGACGTTGTAGGACTTGGAAGGGCGATAAGATTTCATGAACGCTTTAAACCCGCAGGTGCAAATGTAGACTTCATCAAGCTTGAAGGCCGGGATGTCCTTATCCGCACCTACGAACGCGGCGTAGAAGGTGAAACGCTTGCATGCGGTACCGGCTCAGTGGCAGGGGCCATTATAGCGGCGGTCAAAATCGGGCTTGCCCCACCCTTAAGGGTTAAAACAAGAAGTGGAGAGGTCCTGAAGGTCTATTTCGATCTGAACGGTGGAGAGGCAAGGGATGTATTCCTGGAAGGCGAGGCTGTGCTTGTATATTCCGGGACACTAGATGGAGACATCTGCTGATGCGTCTTTTAAAAGACCTCTGGTGGCTCCTACTTTTCTATGTCGTATTTCTAGGGAGTTATGAGGCATGGAACACCTGGAACTACTGGATGACACCTAAAAATACAGCCGCCCCGTCAAAAATCATCAACATAACGCCTGGCATGAAGTTCTCAGAGGTGGCCAACCTACTTGAAAGCGAGGGATTGATTAGGTCGAAGACGGGCTTCACCATTCTTGCTTGGATAAAAGGCATGAGCGGCAGGCTCCAGGCCGGCGAATACCAGCTTTCTCCGGCCCAAAGCCCGGATGACATCCTAGACTACCTGGTAAACGGGAAGGTGCTCAAACATGTCGTGACCATACCCGAGGGATTCAATATCTATGACATAGCCGGACTCATCGAGAACGCCGGGATCATGCCCAGAAATCGTTTTCTTGACGCCGCCAAAGATCAGGCCCTCCTCAAGAGACTCGGCATCGACGGCCGGACGGCTGAAGGCTATCTCTTCCCCGATACATATTTCTTCACTAAAGATACCCCTCCTCAGAAAATCATCGCCACAATGGTAGAGAGACTGAAAGATGTCTGGCGGAAACATGGCCTCCAAGAAAGGGCCAATGCGCTTGGAGTCACCATGAAAGAGGTCTTGATCTTGGCCTCGATGGTGGAAAAGGAGGCTGCAATACCCTCCGAGCGCCCAATAATCGCAAGTGTCTTTTGGAACAGGATCAAGAAAGGCATGCCGCTGCAGTGCGACCCAACCGTTTACTACGGTATCTTGGACAAACTGGAGTCCGAATCAGGGACTGGAAAAGGGCCAAGCCTGCCGACAAGGCTTACCAAAAAAGACCTGCATACTAAGACGCCATATAACACATATTGCATAGACGGCCTACCGCCTGGCCCGATTGCAAACCCGGGTCTCGATTCCATAAAGGCAGTCCTTTATCCTGAGAAGACGGATTTTTTATATTTTGTGTCGAAAAACGATAACACACACTATTTTTCAAAAACCCTCGCCGAACACGACAAGGCGGTGGAAAGATATCAAATAAGAAAAAACGACGAAGGAGGTGTCTGATGGATAATACAATCCCAATACCAGGTCTTGTAATTCAAGGAGACGGCTCCTACGCCCTTACTATTGAATGCCCAAACGGGATTATAACCCCTGAGGTCATCGATACATTATCAAGGGTCGTAAAAGAGTTGGGGATAACCGTCCACATCACCACTGCTCAGAAGATCATGCTCCTGGGGCTTGACCAAAAGACAGGCCGGAGGGCAATAGAGCTCCTGGAAGAAGGCGGGGCTGGCGTAAGGAAGGCCAGGGATATCTCCCAGCCAAGGGTGTGCGTAGGTAAACCATATTGCAAGCTTGCACTGCAGAAGACCTTTCCGTTTGGGGAGTATATCTACAAAGAGCTTGCCAGGATCCCTATCCCGCCGAAATTGAAGGTGGCGGTGGCTGGTTGTCCGGCCTGCTGCTCATGGGCGAATATGGTGGATATAGGTTTTTCAGGCAGAAAGAGCGGCTTTGTGGTCATGCTCGGAGGCCATGGCGGGAGCAGACCCAAGGAGGGATGCGAGGTGGGCAGGATCTCGTCGCCTGAAGAGGCGGGCGAGATAATAAAGAGGCTTGCCGCGATGTTCTCAAGGCATGTAAAGATAAAATCAAGGATGGACAGGCTGATGGAGAAGATCGGCATTGAAGAGTTAAAAAGAGCGATAGGGTTTTAGCTGTTTTTTATCCTGTCAATCAGCACAGAGAGTGGCAATATCCTCCCCTGGCAAAACGGCGCTGGGTCAAACAAAGAGACATCGGGCCGTCGGGGCAGGATCTTCTTAAGATCGACATCGATCTTCAACCCCAAACCCGCCATCTCAAGATGAAAACCTGTAGGGTACGGCGAACCGTCAGGCAGTCCGTCAGGGGCACTGTAGCGTACATCGAGGCCTTCAAGCCTTAGATAAAGCGGGGCCAGGGTCTTTGGGTCAAGACCTACCACGCCCCGCCGCCCGTCTTCCACAAACCCTATGCACAGTGGCCGAACTGATGACCCTTCCCACTGCCCTGCAGGACACTCCGAGACATCTTTGTCACCACCCATGCCGTATGCTGACCATGGGGCGAGGACCAGCATAGCCTCATCGGCGATACCATTTAACATGCGGCCATCCGGCAGCAATGCCTCATCACCAAGATCCGCCGTATAGATGACGCCATGGGATGGTATGTAGAGGTAAAGCCAATCGTCTGTGAGCAGACAGTCAAAGACAGTAACACCCATAGCCCCAAGACCTGTCGCCCTGAGTTTCAGGCCGTTCTCTGCGCGCTCCCAGTTTATTATACCCGTGACCCTTGGCTGGGCCTTGCCCTTCAAGGTAAATTGAACCAGCGCATTTGCGCTCATGGCCGCTGGAAGCCTCGTCTGACGCTCCAGGGCCTCTTTAATGGGAAGCGAAATCTGCTTGAGCGGCCCAAGCTGAATAGTACTCGATGGGGCGACGATAGCGCACCCGCCTATCGCCATCAATAATAACGCCGAGAAAATGACTTTAACCAACATAAAATTTCCCTTAAACAAATAAACCACCGACATGCAAAACAATTCATTAAACCGTAACTATGATACCCCGAAGTAGATTTTTTAGAAAGGATGAATAAAAAAATAAAAAAACCGACGATAAAGACTTACAGCACGACGCCCTTTTTCATAGCACCTTCTATTGACCTCTTCACTATACCGACGATCTCGTCATAATCCATCCCGTTCGGAAAGACAGGTGGCAAGAATTTCAAATGTATCTCATAAGGTCTTGGGATAAGGCTTCCTAATGGAAAGGCCCTGAATGCACCGTCTATCGCAACCGGAACCACAGGGACACCGATCTCCTTGCTCAAGATGGCAAAGGCCTTTTTAAAAGGCAAAAGCCCTCCGTCCCTTGTACGCGCACCCTCAGGAAAGATTACTATTGACTTGCCCCTTCTAAGGAGGACGGCGGCCTTTTTCAGGGCTGATGCAAGGTTTCTGTTCAAATCGAACGGGATCACATGCATCCTTGGGGCTATAGCTCGCCTAAGCGGCGACCTAAAATATTCCTCTGTGGCTATAAAATAACTGTCTCTCAGGGCGTACGACGGAAGGGCCGCTATTATCAAAAAGCCGTCAAGGAGGCTCTGATGGTTGGGGGCAAGGATAAAAGGCCGCGCTGGTAGGACATCGGCGCCACTGACCTTGAAGCGGAAATACGGTCTGGCCGTAAGGGATAATACAGCCTTCAAGGTCAGGATAGACAAATCGCCTTCATATATATCTATATCGACCACCCCATCGGCACCAAGGACATCCCGCCAGCCGACCTCACCCCTTTCAACCCTTACAGCATCCTGTTTTATATAGACATAAAGATCCTTAACAAGGAGGAGGTGCGAGAGCTCATCTTCCGTCACAGACATCCCGAAGGTCTTTTCAATGAAGCTCAAAAGCTCAATCTTGCCAAGGGAATCAAGGCCGAGATCCATCTCAAGGTGGTCTTCCAGGAAGACCTCCTTGCCGGAAACTTCCTTGAGATATGCACTCAAGGCAGTGAATACCTCATCAGAGGGACCTTTTGACCTTCTCTCAGACCTCTTCGCCGCCGTAACAACCGAACCAAGCAGATGCCTCTTTATCTTCCCAAGCCTTGTCTTGGGAAATTCAGATGAAACCACATCAAAACCTGATATCTTCTTGTAATCAGGGACAGACCTGTTGTATTCATCTATAACCTTCCATTTAATGAACTCGTTTATATTGCTAATGTTAGCTGCCTTTAAGGCCTCAAGATCAGGGCGCACGAGACAAAAAAGTCTGCCATTTTTCTCCATAACGGCCGCCTCCTTCACACAGGCCGCTGTAGCAAGCACCATACCCTCTATCTCCTCGGGATTGATGTTCTTGCCATTCGAAAGGACGATCATGTCCTTTTTTCTGCCCGTGATATATAGATAACCGTCCTGGTCCAGTGCGCCTAGATCGCCGGTATAGAACCAACCGTCCCTTATGGCGTCTCTAGTCCTATCAGGCAGATTCAGATAGCCCTTCATTACATTGGGGCCCCTTACTGCAATCTCGCCCCCTTCGATCTTCACTTCGACTCCTGGGAGAGGCCTACCTACCGAACCTATTTTAATGACACGGGGCAAATTGAAAGAGATGATGGGAGAGGTCTCCGTGAGCCCGTAGCCCTCAACCACAGGGAGACCAAGGGCAGCGAAATCTCTTGCAATCTGCGGTGAGAGCCTTGCCCCGCCGCTTACAAGATACCTCAGTGCACCTCCCAGACGAACGCGAAGCCGTCTGAATATGAAACGGGATATAGCCAGCCGATCAAGGGATCTCGACAACATAAAAAACATGAAAAGGATGGGATTTTTGCGTACGCGGCCCATTATCGACCGATAAAAGAGCTCGAAGACCCTGGGGACCCCTACAAATATGGTAACCTTATAGGTCCTGCAGGCCGTAATGATCTCATCCGAAGACGGCTTGTCCACCATCACGATAGTGGCGCCGAGAAAGAGGGGGGTCAGGACAGTCGTCATTATAGGATATGTATGATGAAATGGCAGGATCGAGAGCAGTCGGTCATCCCTTGAGGCGATCCCTGTACTTATGATGCCTTCTATGTTTGAGAGGAGATTTCTTTGCGTTAGCACCACACCCTTTGGTCTTCCCGTAGTCCCTGATGTGTATGGGATCAAGGCCGCATCGTCGTCCGAAAGGGCCGAGCTGAATCTCCCGCCATGTACAACCAAGCTGGACAAATCCTCGAATACGAAGATATGTCCGGGTCTCGCACCTGAAGAAACGGCATCCAACAGGACCTTTTCAAGCACCTTTGATGTAAAGATCGCCTTCGGCATGGAATCGTTGAACACATGCACTATATCGGTTGGAGATGAAAGGGCATCTATCGGGACAACCGCAGCACCCCTTTGCCAAGCTGCATAGACAGCACATATCCATTCAGGCCTGTTTTCGGAAAAAATAGCCACCCTGTCCCCATGTCCAACAGGAATGAGATCTGAAAAGGCCTTGATCCAGGCGTGAAGCCAGGGAAACGAGATCTCCCTTCCCTGATAAATAATGGCCGTCTTGTCAATATCTGCTATCTTCATTGGATGTACTTGCATGTGTTGCTTCAGCGGGTCGCAAAGGCCAAATGAATGTATGAGCGGCTACTGAAAAGAACGCCTAAGCCATTCAAGAAGGGGCAAGACGTCTTTATCTTCGAATACGGCCTCAAGATCTTTTGAAAGTCTCCTCTTCCAGTTCGGATACTCATTCACCGTGCCAGGCAGATTCGCCTGATCCAGCTCGCCAGTCAGGTCTTCCATCTGAACCGCAAGTATCTTCGAACGGCATCTAACAAGATAGCTATATACTGCAAAGACCAGCTGTGGCGTCATTTTTTTTGGCAGACCGGTCTTGTCATCGATCTCATGGCCTCGCAACATATCATTGGATACAAGGCCTTCTTTTTTGAGCGCCTCAAAAAGCCAAGCCTTGGCCCTGTCTCGCCAGGTGATCTCACGCCCCTTAATCTCTTTCGTCGGAAAGAGATTAAGCCTGTCTCTGATCTCCACATCTCGCCCCTGCCAAAAGCCGTAGAGGGTCGGAAGATCATGTGTGGTCACCGAAACCAGGGCATTGGTCGGATATTCGGCAGGCGGCCTGAAAGAGCCGTCTTCCTTGGTTTCAAAATAAAAGACCCTGGTGGAGAATACGTCGGCCTCCCCAAGCCCTGAACGCACCTCATCAGGTACGGTTCCAAGATCCTCTCCTATGACCATACACCTGTTTCTATGGCTCTCAAGTGCAAGGACCCCAAGGAGGTCTTCA of Dissulfurimicrobium hydrothermale contains these proteins:
- the gatC gene encoding Asp-tRNA(Asn)/Glu-tRNA(Gln) amidotransferase subunit GatC, whose product is MKITRLEVEHIANLACLSFDQDEIEGFTVQLNEILEYVAKLGELDTGGVSPLAHSLDCVNRFRDDVEMPSLSVEDALKNAPQKEDGAFAVPKII
- a CDS encoding polyprenyl synthetase family protein, with product METDILEQLKPYFERLDSRMSSCFASHMPFINEITGHILFAGGKKVRPLLTVLSAILCGREEIDEAYDLALVPEYLHAASLLHDDVVDDGKLRRGKPPAYTIWGNKATVLAGDFLYARAIELATRFEDIRIARVTAETVALMSEGEVMQLLHSKNPDFFDEQTYMDIIYRKTAALISMSCKIGALFAGADDTRVNALSNYGLCLGKAFQMIDDLLDYTADTKEFGKAVGADLAEGKLTLPLVYGLSIASPKEKSEIFLILKKDKHSPEELAWIKDLLETKGAFKYTKDKAEELIRIGCNGLDIFGSSETAGILKRLARFVVERRK
- the argH gene encoding argininosuccinate lyase, which encodes MNNDKKTVKKPWGGRFAEDTDKLVERFTASIHFDKRLYRQDIAGSKAHATMLVKQGIISPEEGMAIVRGLDEIQHDIEAGKFVWQEALEDVHMNIEQALVERIGDAGKKLHTARSRNDQVVTDTRLYLRDETDRISDLIHGLQLALLSQAKRHPELIIPGYTHLQRAQPVLWPHHMLAYYEMFKRDKERLADCRRRINICPLGSAALAGTGLPIDREFTANELGFDDISANSMDAVADRDFAVEFLAALSIIMAHLSRLSEELILWSTVEFGFIELPDAFCTGSSIMPQKKNPDVPELIRGKTGRVYGCLMAMLTLIKALPMTYNRDLQEDKEALFDAIDTVSASLEMMTAIISRLEPKKEHIGKVLEKGFLTATDLADYLVKKELPFRSAHEVAGRIVARCIETGRDIKDLSLDEFKAFSPLIEEDVYDVLTVEGSLRSRCSIGGTAPETVAEAVRRAEIELNGFNKQ
- a CDS encoding polysaccharide deacetylase family protein, which codes for MGLNRSKIIKGLAVLAGTGAAAGAAYEIFCPKAEFFGRVITHGPRTTNAVGIVFDQGPNQATAAVCKRLHELSIPAAFFIEGKKARSLPWAMDHIQAFEIGIHGEDYRPLIFKKEQDIRRSLRSTQFLVREFQDKGARYFMPPYGFKDLRLMRVAHELGLIVVNPSLTLKIMPLRPYAAGMQARQDPAKSISGAISRLLLKVRSGDIILIPSYLTAGQGGGRHDMAGLMPELLTELVIGLKTIGLRPWGLKALIG
- the gatA gene encoding Asp-tRNA(Asn)/Glu-tRNA(Gln) amidotransferase subunit GatA; the protein is MPDLIDLTIKELGELYAKGEISPVEVTKAYLDRIDQVDPKIRAYITVTHELALNQAKDAQRRLDKGEDITPLTGVPLGIKDLICTKGIKTTCASRMLEGFIPPYDATAIERLNRAGAVMLGKLNMDEFAMGSSTENSAFHPTYNPWDLTRVPGGSSGGSAAAVAARLCAGALGSDTGGSIRQPSSHCGVVGLKPTYGRVSRYGLVAFASSLDQIGPITKDVTDAAILLGAIAGNDPMDSTSSSRDVPDYTAGLGKGISGYTIGLPREYLVGGLDPDVEAVVRKAIGALEAMGCKMVEVSLPHTEYAIATYYIIATAEAASNLSRYDGVKYGLRASGYRNLSEMYKKTRSEGFGPEVKRRIMLGTYVLSSGYYDAYYKKASQVRNLIKQDFVEAFKRCDCLITPVAPTPAFRLGEKTGDPLQMYLSDVFTIATNLAGVPGISTPCGFSKDGLPIGVQLMADSFEDEKLLRVAYSLETFVGKISRWPEV